In one window of Fictibacillus phosphorivorans DNA:
- a CDS encoding TetR/AcrR family transcriptional regulator: MTYDQLKQTALVQFAHLGYEGASLSVIANEVGIKKQSIYTHFKSKDDLYIETFHDATDCEIDFVKQFIENQQFYELKDILFRFLTEYLERFEQNNNMKFFMRTSFYPPVKHEEVIKVGSNKFVDRLESLFTALFEKNSDTLRADVTPEAAALSFLTMLDGLLVELIYGIPERLQKRSKQSWSVFWRGISCESGEL; the protein is encoded by the coding sequence ATGACTTACGATCAATTAAAACAAACAGCACTCGTCCAGTTTGCACATCTTGGTTATGAAGGGGCCTCTTTGTCGGTAATCGCAAATGAGGTAGGAATAAAAAAACAATCGATCTATACTCATTTCAAGAGTAAAGATGATCTCTATATAGAAACGTTTCATGATGCAACTGATTGTGAAATTGATTTTGTAAAACAATTTATTGAAAATCAGCAATTTTATGAGCTAAAAGATATTTTGTTCAGATTTTTGACGGAGTACTTAGAACGATTTGAGCAAAACAATAATATGAAATTTTTTATGCGAACGTCTTTTTACCCGCCTGTTAAGCATGAAGAAGTGATTAAAGTTGGAAGCAATAAATTTGTTGATCGATTAGAGAGTTTGTTTACGGCACTTTTTGAAAAAAATTCGGATACACTAAGAGCGGATGTTACTCCGGAAGCTGCAGCTCTTTCCTTTTTAACGATGTTAGACGGACTTCTTGTAGAATTAATCTATGGAATTCCAGAACGTTTGCAAAAAAGGTCTAAACAGTCGTGGTCCGTTTTCTGGCGGGGTATTAGTTGTGAAAGTGGTGAATTATAA
- a CDS encoding FtsW/RodA/SpoVE family cell cycle protein has product METPNNKTFIDKLDYGILFILFLLSIISLMFIYSGQQSGQYNDNFVPKQIFWYTLSTFLMLAIARLDFEQLKRMSWYFYGIVLFFIVMLIFAPESIAKPINGSKAWYQLPFLGSFQPSEFMKIALILVLSNIVESHNYQYIQRTLKSDLYLIYKMGLASLAPVIFVAIQPDSGMIMLYLSIILSIIFISGVSWKIILAVISLPSILLTTLLVIYFKFNDFFQTKLLVLLLPHQRSRINGWLNPYEYTDQGYQTKQAITAIGSGWYSGKGWMEGIIYVPEAHTDFIFSIIGEDTGFLGTSIVVSLFFLLIYKIVILGVKSNYSFGGYMCSGIIGLLSFQIFQNIGMNIGLLPVTGVTLPFLSYGGSSLLSNMMLMGIVLGVSVQTNRYMFEIQQ; this is encoded by the coding sequence ATGGAAACTCCAAACAATAAAACATTTATAGATAAGTTAGATTACGGAATTCTATTTATACTCTTCTTATTATCAATTATCAGCTTGATGTTCATATATAGCGGCCAACAATCTGGTCAATATAACGATAATTTTGTTCCGAAGCAGATTTTTTGGTACACCCTTAGTACGTTTTTAATGCTCGCCATTGCACGCTTAGATTTTGAGCAGCTTAAAAGAATGTCATGGTACTTTTATGGCATTGTATTATTCTTTATCGTGATGTTAATTTTTGCACCAGAAAGTATTGCAAAGCCGATCAACGGTTCAAAAGCGTGGTATCAATTACCTTTCCTTGGTTCTTTTCAGCCATCTGAATTCATGAAGATCGCTTTAATCTTAGTACTGAGTAATATCGTTGAATCTCACAATTATCAATATATTCAGCGGACATTAAAATCGGATCTGTATTTGATTTACAAAATGGGATTAGCTAGTTTAGCTCCTGTCATCTTTGTGGCCATACAGCCAGATTCTGGAATGATCATGCTCTACCTTTCCATCATTCTGTCCATCATATTCATATCAGGTGTTAGCTGGAAGATTATTTTGGCTGTGATCTCACTCCCTTCCATCCTTTTGACTACATTACTTGTCATCTATTTTAAATTTAATGATTTTTTCCAGACTAAATTGCTCGTACTTCTTCTTCCACACCAAAGAAGCAGAATTAACGGATGGTTGAATCCATATGAATACACCGACCAAGGATACCAAACGAAACAAGCGATTACAGCGATCGGTTCAGGTTGGTATTCCGGTAAGGGATGGATGGAAGGAATCATATATGTACCTGAAGCTCACACTGATTTTATCTTTTCCATTATTGGTGAAGACACAGGTTTTCTAGGAACATCCATCGTGGTCAGTTTGTTTTTCTTATTGATCTATAAGATTGTAATCTTAGGAGTGAAGTCGAACTACTCCTTTGGCGGATATATGTGTTCAGGGATTATAGGGCTTCTTTCTTTCCAGATCTTTCAGAATATCGGAATGAATATTGGACTGTTGCCGGTAACTGGGGTTACTTTACCGTTCCTAAGTTATGGAGGCAGTTCGCTCTTATCTAACATGATGTTAATGGGTATTGTACTCGGAGTGAGTGTGCAGACGAATCGTTATATGTTTGAAATCCAACAGTAA
- a CDS encoding sensor histidine kinase, producing the protein MDIKWKNRIKVLGWIVLLTFGLSGIVSILENGHWYFKKDYFHTEEFNAEFEEFINYLSISEINYLSKDELKNNIKVSKEEIEEHRTRYGSLSEQVADIKSQYEYQIDEAKAAENEDVVKLYEQQRDAKIKDIMENFKSDEHIEAKIVKEKEKQVNNFVKERQRFLSDYDPKRLGFNYYLVDLNTKDVYSNVRTVDRPEDLKGKSNLFTREYSSSSEEGNLVINEQDFFTDYDYDEYLTQNTKYLQGIITLPKEGSWLQKQVDDFEKRQSFFYGISVASILMLITAILWGRRLHPIKMITSSDKKNIYRKLPIDIRLGSIVICMFFALMAIVMNAQNYDHLAFSIMYSDGLFEFLITAFVVGITLVQGVWIYRDVNNKPLYRDAFIIKSARWVYRLVSDAFYNRSVGIQIMLLLLVIFLSGFGAAVVFFQPMAFVVYCILFLFFTLPVLIYLFKRIGYFNRIIQHSKELAAGQMEQDLPHKGKSALAMLAGNLNLLKYGVKTSKRAEAKSERLKTELITNVSHDLRTPLTSIITYTELLKSQEVTKEDQNAYLEIIDRKSKRLKILIDDLFEVSKMASGNLELVKHKVDIVQLLQQSMAEYNETIKESSLTFRLATPNSPIYAHVDGQKMWRVFDNLIGNALKYSMENTRVYVSVSEENEKIIVSFKNVSKYELGGNFEELFERFKRGDTSRHTDGSGLGLAIAKSIVDLHEGSMDIDVDGDLFKATIELDAVI; encoded by the coding sequence TTGGATATAAAATGGAAAAATAGAATAAAAGTCTTGGGTTGGATCGTATTGTTAACTTTTGGGTTAAGTGGGATCGTCTCAATACTCGAGAACGGACATTGGTATTTTAAGAAAGATTACTTTCATACAGAAGAATTTAACGCAGAGTTCGAGGAATTTATCAATTACTTGAGTATATCTGAAATTAATTATCTATCTAAAGATGAGCTAAAGAACAATATTAAGGTTTCAAAAGAAGAAATAGAAGAACATCGTACTCGCTATGGAAGTTTGTCAGAGCAAGTAGCGGATATCAAAAGCCAATATGAGTATCAGATTGATGAAGCAAAGGCAGCGGAAAACGAAGATGTTGTGAAGCTTTATGAACAACAAAGAGATGCAAAGATAAAAGATATCATGGAAAACTTCAAAAGTGACGAACACATCGAAGCAAAAATTGTGAAAGAAAAGGAAAAGCAAGTAAATAACTTTGTTAAAGAAAGACAACGTTTTCTCTCTGACTATGACCCTAAACGACTAGGTTTTAATTACTATTTAGTGGATTTGAATACAAAAGATGTGTATTCAAATGTTCGGACGGTAGATCGTCCAGAGGATCTTAAGGGAAAATCTAATCTATTTACTCGTGAATACTCCTCATCATCTGAAGAGGGCAATTTAGTCATAAACGAACAAGACTTTTTTACCGATTACGACTATGACGAGTATTTGACACAAAATACAAAGTACCTTCAGGGTATCATCACACTACCTAAAGAAGGAAGCTGGTTGCAAAAGCAAGTAGATGATTTTGAGAAGAGACAGTCTTTCTTTTATGGGATCTCGGTTGCTAGTATACTGATGCTTATCACGGCGATCTTATGGGGGAGAAGACTTCACCCAATTAAGATGATCACATCTTCGGATAAAAAGAACATCTATCGGAAATTACCGATTGATATTCGTTTAGGAAGTATAGTGATCTGTATGTTTTTTGCATTAATGGCCATCGTCATGAATGCCCAAAACTACGATCATCTTGCATTTTCAATCATGTATAGTGATGGTCTGTTTGAATTTCTGATTACAGCGTTTGTGGTAGGTATCACATTAGTTCAAGGGGTATGGATTTACCGTGATGTGAATAACAAACCGTTGTATAGAGATGCGTTCATTATTAAGTCAGCAAGATGGGTTTATCGATTAGTTTCTGATGCTTTTTACAACAGAAGTGTTGGAATTCAAATTATGTTGCTTCTCCTTGTCATCTTTTTGTCAGGTTTTGGTGCAGCTGTTGTATTCTTTCAACCTATGGCGTTTGTCGTTTATTGCATTCTCTTTTTGTTCTTTACTTTACCCGTACTCATCTACCTTTTTAAAAGAATAGGGTATTTTAATAGAATCATTCAGCATTCTAAAGAACTTGCTGCAGGACAGATGGAACAAGATCTGCCTCATAAGGGAAAATCAGCTTTAGCAATGTTAGCAGGTAACCTTAACCTACTCAAATATGGTGTGAAAACGTCTAAACGGGCTGAAGCTAAAAGTGAAAGGCTTAAGACGGAACTAATTACAAATGTTAGTCATGATTTAAGGACTCCGTTAACATCCATCATCACATATACAGAACTCTTAAAATCACAAGAAGTAACAAAAGAGGATCAGAATGCTTATCTAGAAATCATAGATCGTAAGTCAAAACGTCTGAAAATTTTAATTGACGATCTATTCGAAGTTTCTAAGATGGCAAGCGGGAATTTGGAATTGGTTAAACATAAGGTGGATATCGTTCAGTTGCTGCAGCAGTCAATGGCTGAATATAACGAAACCATTAAGGAATCATCATTAACTTTCAGACTAGCAACACCTAATTCACCAATATATGCTCATGTGGATGGACAAAAAATGTGGCGTGTCTTTGATAACCTAATCGGCAACGCATTAAAGTACTCTATGGAGAATACTAGAGTATACGTGTCCGTTTCAGAAGAAAACGAAAAGATTATTGTTTCTTTTAAAAATGTCTCGAAGTACGAATTAGGCGGAAACTTTGAAGAATTATTTGAACGATTCAAACGCGGAGACACATCACGTCATACGGATGGTTCTGGATTAGGGCTCGCTATCGCAAAATCAATCGTAGATCTTCACGAAGGTAGCATGGATATCGATGTTGACGGTGATTTGTTTAAAGCGACGATTGAATTGGACGCGGTGATATGA
- a CDS encoding response regulator transcription factor, which produces MNDFNVLVVDDEKEIRDAIEIYLKNEGIIVVQARDGIEALEKLDEQPIHLIVMDIMMPKLDGISTTFKIREQKNIPIIILSAKSEDTDKVLGLQIGADDYVTKPFNPLELIARVKSQLRRYVTLGTFEGKRNFIDLNGLTLDKEAKEVAINGDSVKLTPIEYKIVELLMSYPGRVFSINDIYERVWKEPSYNAENTVAVHIRKIREKIEIDPKNPRYLKVVWGIGYKMEK; this is translated from the coding sequence ATGAATGATTTTAATGTGCTAGTTGTAGATGATGAAAAAGAAATTCGCGATGCGATTGAGATCTATTTAAAAAATGAAGGAATAATCGTTGTTCAGGCTAGAGATGGAATTGAGGCTTTAGAGAAATTAGATGAACAGCCTATCCATCTTATTGTGATGGACATTATGATGCCAAAGTTAGATGGTATCTCAACCACCTTTAAAATACGAGAACAAAAAAACATACCCATCATTATCTTAAGTGCAAAGAGTGAAGATACAGATAAAGTACTTGGACTGCAGATTGGTGCTGATGATTATGTGACAAAACCATTCAATCCTTTGGAGTTGATCGCTCGTGTCAAATCTCAGCTAAGGCGTTACGTAACTTTGGGTACATTTGAAGGCAAAAGGAATTTCATCGATCTGAACGGCCTAACTCTCGATAAAGAAGCAAAGGAAGTTGCTATAAACGGTGACTCTGTAAAACTAACTCCTATAGAATACAAGATTGTGGAGTTGTTGATGTCATACCCTGGAAGAGTTTTTTCCATTAATGATATTTATGAGCGAGTTTGGAAAGAACCTAGTTATAATGCTGAGAACACGGTTGCCGTACATATTCGAAAAATCAGAGAAAAGATTGAAATCGATCCGAAAAATCCTAGATATTTAAAGGTGGTATGGGGAATTGGATATAAAATGGAAAAATAG
- a CDS encoding SRPBCC family protein yields METSNKVMITVETTVHKPIAEVWKYWTEPQHITGWSFASDEWHAPKAENDLREGGRFLTRMEAKDGSFGFDFSGAYDEVKTNEYIAYTLDDGRKVTITFVGLENETRIVETFEAEASNPVEMQEAGWQAFMDNFKRYSETQN; encoded by the coding sequence ATGGAGACATCTAACAAAGTTATGATTACAGTGGAAACAACCGTACATAAACCGATTGCAGAAGTTTGGAAATACTGGACTGAGCCGCAGCATATTACAGGCTGGAGTTTTGCGTCTGATGAATGGCACGCACCTAAAGCAGAGAATGATCTAAGAGAGGGCGGAAGGTTCCTTACGAGAATGGAAGCAAAAGATGGCAGCTTTGGGTTTGATTTTAGTGGAGCATATGATGAAGTTAAAACAAATGAATACATTGCTTATACGTTAGATGATGGAAGAAAAGTTACCATCACTTTTGTCGGTTTGGAAAATGAGACGAGAATTGTTGAAACGTTTGAAGCGGAAGCGTCGAATCCGGTTGAAATGCAAGAAGCCGGTTGGCAAGCATTTATGGACAATTTTAAAAGATATAGTGAAACTCAAAACTAA
- a CDS encoding iron chaperone, whose protein sequence is MEVFSDYLAGIDDPDHRNRMDEVLKWVAEKFPSLEPQFKWNTPMYTDHGTFIIGISMAKQHISIAPEEVTMVKFADDIKKAGYTFTKGLFRIRWKDEVNYELLEKMISFNIEDKAHYTKFWRE, encoded by the coding sequence ATGGAAGTTTTTTCAGATTATTTAGCAGGTATTGATGACCCTGATCACCGGAATCGAATGGACGAGGTTTTGAAATGGGTGGCTGAAAAGTTCCCATCTCTAGAACCACAATTCAAGTGGAATACTCCGATGTATACTGATCACGGTACATTTATTATAGGAATCTCAATGGCTAAGCAGCACATTAGTATAGCACCTGAAGAAGTAACGATGGTGAAGTTTGCTGACGATATTAAGAAGGCTGGTTATACGTTTACAAAAGGATTGTTCCGCATTCGCTGGAAAGATGAAGTGAATTATGAACTGCTTGAAAAAATGATTTCATTTAATATAGAGGATAAAGCTCATTACACAAAATTTTGGCGTGAATAA
- a CDS encoding zinc-ribbon domain-containing protein, translating into MLLPSKLLSQWHPTKNKGIEPGQTSFGSYEYIWWVCSKGHEWGSTIRERYKKNLECSDCVREERALKRSYQFEEVKSETLAVADPELSQQWHPSRNYNLSVTDVDSQEDWPRRWWMCKRGHEWEETVKNRIHNPKSVCVYCSDKKAYEKNCLATVHPELIKEWSTINNEITPQEVVYNSNEEVAWVCEKGHVWREKIRKRIKNKSRCPECTKIEQSLYMMYPEIAAEWHPDRNGTMFGVHKTPKDVSVTSYNNVWWICKNCGEEYTARVKDRVKGVGCQSCSNK; encoded by the coding sequence ATGTTATTACCGAGTAAATTATTATCACAATGGCATCCTACAAAAAATAAAGGTATTGAACCTGGCCAAACGAGTTTTGGTAGTTATGAATACATATGGTGGGTTTGTTCAAAAGGGCATGAATGGGGATCGACTATTCGGGAGCGGTATAAGAAGAATTTAGAATGTTCGGATTGTGTAAGAGAAGAAAGAGCTTTAAAACGATCGTATCAGTTTGAAGAAGTTAAGAGCGAAACGTTAGCTGTGGCAGATCCTGAACTAAGTCAACAATGGCATCCGTCTCGAAACTATAACCTATCTGTTACGGATGTTGACAGCCAGGAGGATTGGCCGCGAAGATGGTGGATGTGTAAAAGAGGACATGAGTGGGAAGAAACGGTAAAAAATCGTATACATAATCCTAAAAGTGTATGTGTATATTGCTCAGATAAAAAGGCTTACGAAAAGAACTGTTTGGCAACCGTTCATCCCGAGCTGATAAAAGAATGGTCTACCATTAACAATGAGATAACTCCACAAGAGGTAGTATATAATTCAAATGAGGAAGTGGCATGGGTATGTGAAAAAGGACATGTTTGGCGGGAAAAAATTCGAAAACGTATTAAGAATAAGTCCCGTTGTCCAGAGTGTACAAAAATTGAGCAATCTCTGTATATGATGTATCCAGAGATTGCAGCTGAATGGCATCCTGATCGCAATGGAACAATGTTTGGTGTACATAAAACACCTAAAGATGTTTCCGTTACTTCATACAATAACGTTTGGTGGATCTGCAAAAATTGTGGTGAAGAATATACAGCTAGAGTGAAAGACCGTGTAAAAGGAGTCGGGTGTCAAAGTTGTTCAAACAAGTAA
- a CDS encoding molybdopterin-dependent oxidoreductase: protein MPSFVDRPTGVFPSVCSLDCPDQCGLLLHKENGKIVKVEGDPNHPVTKGFICNKVRNMTERLYDEKRLKYPMKRVGAKGEGHFEQISWNEAITTITGKWKDLLQTDSAESILPYSFYGNMGNLAAEGMDRRFFHRLGASKLDRSICNSAGAAGYKYTMGASFGIDPEDTIHSKLFIFWGINAVSTNMHQVSLAQQARKQNGAKIVVIDVHKNQTARFADWFIPILPGTDTALALGLMHILFAENMVDDSFLDQYTVGHEELRKHVEQYDPITVSSITGIPVEDILKLARMYGQTSPAFLRIGNGPQHHDNGGMFVRTVSCLPALTGQWLVKGGGAIKGNSAYLAFNTANLQRPDLQQNKNTRVINMNLLGEALLTLDPPIKSLFVYGTNPAVVAPAGNKVRKGLEREDLFTVVHDLFLTETAMYADIVLPSTSSFENTDFYTSYWHHYIQLQQPVIESYGESKSNVEVFRLLAKGMGFTEKAFEETEAELIDQALDLLSNPGIVQIDFEVLSEKQYVKAQVEFPTELPTPSGKIELYSEKMKQDGYPALPTYIPIVNDSVHPLQFIAGPNHNFLNSTFANQKKHTRLEKEPEIVLNQFDADQAGVIDGDKVRVWNEQGECILKASVGENVLRGVAVTQGLWGADQDTKHLVNSLTPDRIADMGGGATFFSGKVSIGKY from the coding sequence ATGCCCAGTTTTGTAGATAGACCCACCGGTGTTTTTCCTTCAGTGTGTTCGTTAGACTGTCCGGATCAATGTGGATTACTCCTCCATAAAGAAAACGGAAAAATTGTAAAAGTGGAAGGTGATCCCAATCACCCGGTCACGAAAGGATTCATTTGTAATAAAGTTCGAAACATGACTGAACGCCTTTATGATGAAAAGCGGTTAAAATATCCGATGAAGCGTGTTGGAGCAAAAGGGGAAGGACATTTCGAACAAATCAGCTGGAATGAAGCGATTACCACCATTACTGGGAAATGGAAGGACTTGCTTCAAACCGACAGCGCTGAGAGCATCCTACCTTATAGCTTTTATGGAAATATGGGTAATCTCGCTGCCGAAGGGATGGACCGCCGTTTTTTTCATAGACTAGGAGCTTCCAAGCTGGATCGAAGCATCTGTAACTCGGCAGGTGCAGCGGGCTACAAATATACGATGGGTGCGAGTTTCGGTATTGACCCTGAGGATACCATTCACTCCAAACTGTTCATTTTCTGGGGGATTAACGCTGTTAGTACGAATATGCATCAAGTATCACTTGCCCAACAAGCTCGTAAACAAAACGGAGCGAAGATCGTTGTCATTGACGTCCATAAAAATCAGACTGCTAGATTTGCAGACTGGTTCATTCCTATCTTACCAGGAACAGATACGGCTCTCGCATTAGGTTTGATGCATATTCTATTTGCTGAGAACATGGTGGATGACTCTTTTTTGGACCAGTACACTGTTGGACATGAAGAGTTGCGAAAACATGTTGAGCAGTATGATCCGATCACGGTTTCTAGCATTACGGGAATACCTGTAGAGGATATTTTAAAGCTTGCTCGGATGTATGGCCAAACGTCTCCTGCGTTTCTTCGGATTGGAAACGGACCACAGCATCATGACAATGGCGGTATGTTTGTGAGAACCGTTTCTTGTTTGCCTGCTTTAACAGGGCAATGGCTTGTAAAAGGTGGAGGAGCGATCAAAGGGAATTCTGCTTATCTTGCGTTTAACACGGCTAACTTACAACGCCCTGATCTGCAGCAAAATAAAAACACACGTGTGATCAACATGAATCTGCTTGGAGAAGCTTTGCTTACTTTAGATCCTCCTATAAAATCACTTTTTGTATATGGGACAAATCCTGCTGTAGTGGCGCCTGCAGGGAACAAGGTTCGGAAAGGATTAGAACGAGAAGACCTATTTACGGTAGTACATGATTTATTTTTAACAGAGACTGCCATGTATGCAGACATTGTATTACCATCTACGTCTTCGTTTGAAAACACAGATTTTTACACATCGTATTGGCATCACTATATTCAACTACAACAGCCCGTAATCGAATCCTACGGCGAGTCAAAGTCTAATGTTGAAGTGTTCCGCTTACTTGCTAAAGGCATGGGTTTTACAGAAAAAGCATTTGAGGAAACAGAAGCAGAACTGATAGATCAAGCTTTAGATCTCCTTTCAAACCCGGGTATTGTGCAAATAGACTTTGAGGTACTGAGTGAAAAACAATACGTCAAGGCACAGGTGGAATTTCCAACAGAGCTACCAACACCGAGTGGAAAAATAGAACTGTATTCTGAGAAGATGAAGCAGGACGGCTATCCTGCACTGCCTACTTATATTCCTATAGTTAACGATTCTGTTCATCCACTTCAATTTATTGCAGGGCCGAATCATAACTTCCTTAACTCTACGTTTGCCAACCAGAAAAAACATACACGATTAGAAAAAGAACCTGAAATTGTGTTGAATCAGTTTGATGCTGATCAAGCAGGAGTCATAGACGGAGATAAAGTACGCGTATGGAATGAGCAAGGAGAATGTATACTAAAGGCCAGTGTTGGTGAGAATGTTCTCCGTGGTGTAGCGGTTACCCAAGGGTTGTGGGGAGCAGATCAAGACACGAAGCATCTAGTCAATTCACTAACACCCGATCGCATAGCAGATATGGGTGGGGGAGCAACGTTCTTTTCTGGAAAAGTGAGTATCGGTAAGTATTAA
- a CDS encoding VOC family protein, translating to MKPRVTVITLGVEDVERALQFYRDGLGFPTKGIIGKEFEHGAVAFFDMQQGLKLAIWNRKNLSHEAKVSGGTPNSTEFTLGHNVGSKAEVDMIMKEAELAGATISDPAHETFWGGYSGHFQDPDGHLWEVVWNPDWEISD from the coding sequence ATGAAACCTCGAGTTACGGTCATTACATTAGGGGTTGAAGACGTAGAGAGAGCACTACAATTTTATAGAGATGGTTTAGGTTTCCCGACTAAAGGAATTATAGGGAAGGAGTTTGAGCATGGAGCTGTCGCTTTTTTTGATATGCAACAGGGATTAAAGCTTGCCATTTGGAACCGCAAAAATCTATCACATGAGGCTAAGGTTTCAGGTGGAACACCGAATTCTACTGAATTTACTCTCGGTCATAATGTTGGAAGTAAAGCAGAAGTTGATATGATTATGAAAGAAGCGGAGCTTGCAGGAGCAACAATATCAGATCCAGCTCATGAAACGTTTTGGGGTGGATATTCTGGTCACTTTCAAGATCCAGATGGACACTTGTGGGAAGTCGTTTGGAACCCTGACTGGGAAATTTCAGATTAA
- a CDS encoding kanamycin nucleotidyltransferase C-terminal domain-containing protein, which produces MTSWKPLEFTTDDRLHVANEILETLITKYGERLISVAIEGSTAKGIDRPQSDLELRVVVDSRESEWYPFFYNGMFVGISFNTIDKITSKARSMDYEWCVKGDVLFTCKILHDPTNLYESLKEIALNTESQTDFNVLMKDALADMYEHVYKIFTAKETDTIVAAHGARQVAYWATMLVGLKNHHKFLSSRSMYEEAFKLPSLPDHYEMNIKEVLSLHTEVQKLKSFVGDLWSSTAEWAKFNGISLEEDRLSFL; this is translated from the coding sequence ATGACTAGTTGGAAACCACTAGAATTTACTACAGATGACAGATTACATGTTGCAAATGAGATACTTGAAACTCTAATAACTAAGTATGGAGAGCGTTTAATTTCGGTTGCAATTGAAGGATCAACTGCGAAAGGAATTGATCGTCCCCAGTCTGATTTGGAGTTACGAGTGGTAGTGGATAGCAGGGAAAGTGAATGGTATCCTTTCTTTTATAACGGAATGTTCGTAGGTATTAGTTTTAATACAATTGATAAGATTACATCAAAAGCAAGAAGCATGGATTACGAATGGTGTGTAAAAGGTGATGTGTTGTTCACGTGTAAGATTCTTCATGATCCAACAAACTTATATGAGTCTCTAAAAGAAATAGCATTGAACACGGAGTCACAAACTGATTTCAATGTCTTAATGAAAGATGCTCTTGCGGATATGTATGAACATGTTTATAAAATTTTTACGGCAAAAGAAACAGACACGATTGTAGCCGCACATGGGGCACGGCAGGTTGCTTATTGGGCAACGATGTTGGTTGGATTAAAAAACCATCATAAATTTTTATCGAGCAGATCCATGTATGAAGAAGCGTTTAAACTGCCTAGTTTACCGGATCATTATGAAATGAACATAAAAGAAGTATTATCTTTACATACAGAAGTACAAAAATTAAAAAGCTTTGTTGGTGATTTGTGGAGCTCTACAGCTGAATGGGCAAAATTCAATGGTATCAGTCTCGAAGAGGATCGTTTATCCTTCTTATAA
- a CDS encoding class I SAM-dependent methyltransferase produces MEATEILKMNKQRWEISAERFFGRTALPEYGPFALTEAQLKLFGSICGKKVLDIGCGSGHSLQYMGKEEARELWGLDLCTKQIETARKVLKDQQAEVKLVESPMEENPGLPIGYFDIVYSIYALGWTTDLSRTFSHIYDYLKPGGTFVFSWEHPLHDRLKFEESSFTFNKSYVIEGPEYNEGWQNLAVIHHRKLSTYINTLIEAGFMIEKVIDDVCLPDEQSENPAKWYSTQKANLVPATFIIKASKK; encoded by the coding sequence GTGGAAGCAACTGAAATATTAAAAATGAATAAACAAAGGTGGGAGATATCAGCCGAACGCTTTTTCGGTCGAACAGCACTTCCTGAATACGGCCCATTTGCATTAACTGAAGCACAACTAAAGTTATTTGGTTCGATATGCGGTAAAAAGGTTTTGGATATTGGTTGTGGTAGTGGACATTCTTTACAATATATGGGGAAAGAAGAGGCTAGAGAATTATGGGGATTAGATCTGTGCACAAAGCAGATCGAGACGGCCAGAAAGGTTTTAAAGGACCAACAAGCAGAGGTGAAATTAGTAGAATCTCCTATGGAAGAAAACCCAGGGTTACCAATCGGCTATTTTGATATTGTTTATTCGATTTACGCTTTAGGTTGGACGACAGATCTAAGTCGAACTTTTTCACATATATACGACTATTTAAAACCTGGTGGTACGTTTGTCTTCAGTTGGGAACATCCGCTTCATGATCGATTGAAGTTTGAGGAATCTTCATTTACCTTTAACAAATCTTATGTTATTGAAGGACCTGAATATAATGAAGGTTGGCAGAATCTAGCCGTCATTCATCACAGGAAGTTAAGCACTTACATAAATACTTTAATTGAGGCAGGTTTTATGATAGAAAAAGTAATAGATGATGTTTGCTTACCAGATGAACAATCTGAAAATCCCGCGAAGTGGTATTCCACTCAAAAAGCAAATCTTGTTCCAGCTACTTTTATTATAAAAGCATCAAAAAAGTAA